The Actinomycetota bacterium genome segment TCGTCTCCCCTTTTTTAATATCTAATGTTTTAGTATTTAAATTAATATCAGATTCATTACCATAAAAAATTTGTCCATTCCCTTCCAAAAATGAGAGCATATAAAACTTGGAACCATCACAATCAAGTTTATATTCATCAAATATCTCACAAAGTTCAACAGCAAATTTTTCACAGGCAATAAGGTATTTGATAACATTTCTATCAATATTTATTGACAAAGGTTGTATCTTGTAATTTCTCACCAAAGAAAAATCAATAACATCTAATGCTTTATCAATATGAAGTTCCCTTGATTTACCATATCTATCTACTCTATCCCAATCAGAAATTCGATATGTTGCATCTGAATTTTGTTGTATTTCAGCTAACAAAACCCCACCCATTATGGTATGTATTGTTCCAGGAGGTATAAAGATTAAATCTCCGTTATAAACATTAATATAATTTAAATATTCCCCAATTTTTTTACTTTCGATAACTTTTTTAAATTTTCTTCTACTCATATGCTTTTTTAAGCCACAAACAAGTTGTGCACCTGGCTTAGCCCAAACAACATACCAGGCTTCAGTTTTTCCAGTTTCATCTATTTCATTGAGATATGCATATTCATCATCTGGATGAACCTGAATAGATAGTTTTTTTGATGCATCAATAAATTTAAAAAGTAGGGGAAATCTATTACCTCTACTTAGCTTTATGTCTTTCCCAACTAACTCTTTTTCAAAATTCTTAATTAAATTTTTTAAATTATCACCTCTATATTTCCCATTTCTTACAACACTAATATCTTCTCCATGATCTACTAATTCCCACGATTCTCCAATAAATTTATCTTCAGGTAATCTCTTCTTAAAAAAAGATTCTAACCTTCTTCCTCCCCATATTTTTTCTTTGAATATCTCATTAAATTTTAAAGGATAGATTTCTTTCTTTGACATCTTCTATGTTTTTTATTCTTTTTTTTGATAAATTATTCTTCAACAATTTTATTAATTATTTCTACCGCTTGGATTATTGCATCATCCACTGACATATTTCCTGATATAGCTAAATTTATATTCTTTTCAAGTTCATTATATAAGACTTCATATATACTATAACTATCAGGTATAGGTTTACCTTTTTCACATAACACCTTAAAAAATTGATATAAGTTATCCCCTTTAAGTAAGCTCATTTGGTAACTTGATTTAGTTATGGGCAGTTTTTCATTATAGTAATTCCACTGAGAATAAAAGTCGGTTTCAAATAAAAAATTCAATAAATTAGAAATCGCCTCTTTCTTTTCAGAATCATCATTAAATAAACAAATTGTTGGACCTGTTAGTGAAGTATATTTAGTCATATATTTACCTGGAATTAAAGAAAAACCTGTTTTTTCAAAAATATCCGGATTTTCTGTTCTTAACCTAAAAGCAATTGATGAATCGGTAACAATCATTGAATATCTTCCTTGAATATATCCTGAAAACAGTGAGTCTATTTCTTCTGATGCTCTTTCTGAAATGAGAAATTCATTTAAAATTGAAATTGTAAAATTTAAAATATCAACAATTTTTTCCTTATTTTGTTCCGATTGAAAGACAGGAATACCCTCATTATCAATTAACTTTCCTCCCAATGAAAAAAAGTTGGGAAATATAAAATCCGAAGTAATTTTACCCATGCTTTTTGAGGGTAGTCCCAAAGCCCATGTATCAATTACACCATCTTCATTATTATCTTTTGTTAAAAGCTTACCTTTGTCTATTAGATCAGACCAATTAGTTGGTGGGTTATCTGGATCTAAATCCACTTTTTCAAACAGATCTTTTCTGTATAAAAGCAATTTTGCATCCGCATTCAACATTAGTCCTAATAACTTTCCATCTATTGTCCTACCATCTAAAGCAAAGGGAAATATATCATTTTTAAGATTATCAGAAATCAAATCATCCATTGGCTTTGCTATCTTATCTTCAACTACTATACTAAAATCATAGATCAAACTTAAATCAGGAAGGTTATCCCTGGCAATCTGGAAAGTTTTTGCAATCTTTGAATCTAAATCTTTTTCAGGAATTATTTTTACTATTAAATTTATGTTAGAATTTTCATCTTTAAACTCTTTCAGTCTTTCATACAAAGTCTTATTCTCAATTCTTTCATTATCACCTAAATATTCACTACTTAGCCAAATCTCTAAATCAATAGGTTCTTCTATCTTTTTAGGCTCTACTTCCTCAGTAATCTCTTCTGTTTCCTTTGTAGGTTCTTTGGTGACCTCAGTTTCTTTAAAGAATTTACAACTAACATATAAGTTGAAAATGGATAGGATAAAAAAAATAACAAATAACTTAATTAGAATTTCAAAATAATATCTATAGACTTTTTTCACAGCAAATTTCCTATTTCATATAATCATTTTAAATTTAATAAAAATAATAAAATTTGAGACTTTTTTTCATAATAAGGTTCCTCGTATAATATGTTTGTTTTTAAGATAATCACTCAATAATCATTACTACATAATCCAAATTACCTCATAATTCAAATTACTACATAATCCAATTATATATTATTCTTAAATCATCATTAATTTACATTACCTGATGACATTTTATCAAAAAAATAAAAATATTTCTTTTATATTCTTAACTTTAAGGAACACCTGATACTAAATTTAGAGAAGTACCCTGCTTAGTTAATAAAGATTATATGTATGAATTTAAGGAAGTTTGAAATATCTAATTTATAAAAATGCTAAGATAAGTGACACTCCACAGGCATAACTTAAACTACAATGTGTTTGGTGGTATGGATTTAATCTAAGGTTTTAATTACTTTGAATATAAAAAATAAACATGTATGATAATTTAGAAAAGAATAAAAAATAAGAGACCACTTAACTATTATTCTAAAGATAAGAGACCACTTTTATTAACTAAAAAT includes the following:
- the manA gene encoding mannose-6-phosphate isomerase, class I; translation: MSKKEIYPLKFNEIFKEKIWGGRRLESFFKKRLPEDKFIGESWELVDHGEDISVVRNGKYRGDNLKNLIKNFEKELVGKDIKLSRGNRFPLLFKFIDASKKLSIQVHPDDEYAYLNEIDETGKTEAWYVVWAKPGAQLVCGLKKHMSRRKFKKVIESKKIGEYLNYINVYNGDLIFIPPGTIHTIMGGVLLAEIQQNSDATYRISDWDRVDRYGKSRELHIDKALDVIDFSLVRNYKIQPLSINIDRNVIKYLIACEKFAVELCEIFDEYKLDCDGSKFYMLSFLEGNGQIFYGNESDINLNTKTLDIKKGETILLPALLGKTTIKTDSKLRDDKLKFLKFYVPNIIKDIIKPLTDKGFTKQDIIRLGGWNKVNDIMKYF
- a CDS encoding extracellular solute-binding protein, with amino-acid sequence MKKVYRYYFEILIKLFVIFFILSIFNLYVSCKFFKETEVTKEPTKETEEITEEVEPKKIEEPIDLEIWLSSEYLGDNERIENKTLYERLKEFKDENSNINLIVKIIPEKDLDSKIAKTFQIARDNLPDLSLIYDFSIVVEDKIAKPMDDLISDNLKNDIFPFALDGRTIDGKLLGLMLNADAKLLLYRKDLFEKVDLDPDNPPTNWSDLIDKGKLLTKDNNEDGVIDTWALGLPSKSMGKITSDFIFPNFFSLGGKLIDNEGIPVFQSEQNKEKIVDILNFTISILNEFLISERASEEIDSLFSGYIQGRYSMIVTDSSIAFRLRTENPDIFEKTGFSLIPGKYMTKYTSLTGPTICLFNDDSEKKEAISNLLNFLFETDFYSQWNYYNEKLPITKSSYQMSLLKGDNLYQFFKVLCEKGKPIPDSYSIYEVLYNELEKNINLAISGNMSVDDAIIQAVEIINKIVEE